TGTGCTGGACCATGACCGGGTGGATGAGCTTCCGCCTGCGGTGGTAGGGGCTGAACCAGCCGGTCACGTACCTGCGGGCAGACCCGCACAGGCAGACCCACTGTGGCTAACGGCTCGGCCTCAGGGGGGCTGTAATGTAATACTTTTAAAACAACTTAGGAGTCTGGTAGACATTTTAGACAGCTGCTTCTCCCCAGAAAGTCTTCGTGCAGGATGGGCCACCCTCACCCTGGCCCGTGGGCAGTGCTCACCTGTCCCTCTCCAGCAGTGCATCCACGGAGCTGCGCAGGTGGAGGGTGACGTGTGTGATGAGGGCCAGGATGTCGCTGCCAGGGAAGGAGCCAGCCCCCTCGCTGCATGGAGAGCCACCGTGCTGAGATGGGtccacagaatgtgagcagagggagggctgggggtgggcagatTACCTCGTAAAATCAGTTATTTCTAGGCTCGAGATCCCGAGAAAGTTCTCCACTCTTGCTTTAATGTCTTCCACAAAGCCTCCTACAACCGACCACAGATGGAGGTGTTTGAAGGGGcctctggaggagagagaggcaggggcccTGTGCCATGGTGCTGGCCTGGTGGCAGGCAAAGTGGCCAAGGAGGCCAAAGTGCAAGTGCCAGCCCCAAGGAGACCTCAGGGATGGGTGGGCCCACGGCTTCTTATTAAACACTTGAAAACAGGCTCAGTATGTTAGAAATGAGAACACAGAAGATCAAGAGCAGCAGTGCCACTCGGGAGACTGCTAGCTGTGCTGCCGGCACCCCCATGGTGTCCTGGATGCACACGGCAGCTGGCAGGTATGGTTTCTCATACATGGAGCAGCCCCCAGAGGGGCCTGCAGGTGCCACTGTGGGCCAGGCTCCTTGGCAGTGTGGGGGGACATATGCTGCCGGtgcaggggcagctgggagggcaggaggccGGTCCTATATCCACAGAGGGCAGAGGGCTCAGGGCTCCACGGAGAAGGAAGGCCGAAGCCAGCACCCAGTGTGGACGTGGGTGTCCTCTGGGGTGTCCCTGCACCTTCCTCTCAACGGTTCACAACTAACGCTTCAGAAGGCATCGAGTAGAGCAGAGGGTCAGTGTCTGTGCTTTTCCTGCCGCAGGCAGCCTGCACATGAGGGGAGCCAGGCCCTGCTTTCCCCAATGCCTCCCTCGCCTTTCTGCACCAGCAGTCCTGTGGTTCAGGTGCACACGGTTCCCTGCCCCCTGTGAGTCCTCGTCTCTGCCAAAGTAGGGAGTGCTGGAGCCAGCACTGGGCACTCGGTGAATTTAGGCAGTGAAGGCAGAGTCATTTTCTGTACCTCACCCATGGTGAGGTCCTTCACAGGCTCTGTGTCTGGGGGCAGCAGGGCGGGGGTGAGGTGGCTGAGCCTCCCTCTGCTGGTGTGAAACACCACAGTCCAGACCCCAAGGAGACACAGTTGGCATCAGGCACTCTCTGCTCTgtgcctcctgccctcctgccacCTAGGAGGAGCAGGGGATCGTACCGTGTAGGAGCAACTGCAGACAGATGGCCAGGGACGGGATTCCCACAGGCAGCAACTCGCACAGGACGGAGAAGTGGTCATACCTAAGTACAAGGGAGAAGGGTGCTCAGCTCCTGCTTGCACACTATCCCCTGCACATGGGACAGGGTTGGCTGCTGCCTCTGGAGACCtcccacccaggaggccctgacTGGGGCTTAACACTCTCCAGGGGCCCACAGTGCCTGCCCTCCCAGGCTCGGCCAGGACCAGGGGTTCACATGCAGCTCCACTTTTGAAATGAGGTGAAATCCCCAAAGAGCCAAAATCTGTCCCCATGCCTGCTATATGCAAGACAAGTCACGTGGCCCCTGGAGGTGGGGCTGCCCATGGTGCAGAGTGGCCTCTCTGCAGAGTCTGGGGGACAGCCGTCGGGGGTGCAAGGTGCCCAGGCTACTCCCCTCTGCCTGAGGCCCAGACTGGACGGGCCAAGGAGGGTGGTCTGTCCCAGGTAGCAGCGCTCCTTCGACCCTCCCGGGAGGTCAGCCCAAAAGCTCCCCCAGGGCCTGTGCAGCCTCACCTCTGCCAGCCGGTCAGGACGATGCCCTGCAGCATGTCCGCAGGCACGCTGGCTGCCACCTGCAGCCACTGTACATTGTTCCTGAGGTGGTGCTCGATGGGGGTCAGGGCCTGGCTCGCCCCCGTGGCCCCCTTGAAGGCACTGGCAGCCCACAGCCGGAGAAAACCACACTTCCGGTACTTTTCCATGAGAAGGCCTAAGCGAGAAAGTGAGGGGTGTGACTGGCCCAGGTCCCAAGGAGCTGTGGTTGCCGAGCCAAGACACTATACTTGTCCAGACGAGAAACTGGGAGGAGCCCACAACTGGACAGGCTTACATCTCAGTGAGAGAAGAAATGCTGGGAAAATACCAGAGAGCAGGCTATCCTGGCATGAGCCACGACAGGATTTGTGCCAGGGGGCTCCCAGGGCTCATGTGGGGAGGGGCCTGAGGGAAAGCTGAGGCAGTTCGAGGGATTCTGGTGAACCACGTGCCCGAGGACCCCAAGTGTCCCCAGCTGGGCTGCCAGGGCTCCAGGGTCTCAGAGGCTGCAGCCAGGTTACTGACCTTTGCCGTGGATGTCCAGATCGGCCCCGTAGTCCCAGAGCACGGGCTCTACCAGCTGTGGCACCCCTGAtgctgggggtggagagaggctgTGAGCTGAGGCCTGTCTGGACACATCCCTGCAGCCCACAGTCCTGGCATCACAGTGGAGCACAGGCTCTCTTGTTTCGGGAGCGTGGGTTTTAAGAACAGACTCGAAACAGCTGAGTTTTTGACAGTAAATGTCGCAACCATGAAGCTGGCCAGCTTCGGAAATGACAGGACTCTGGGAGTTTTGTAAACAGTGAGCCCAAGTCTGGGCATCCCAGAACCTCCTACGAGGGGGAAAGGCTCTGTCTGCACGTGACGGTGGGGGCGCAGGCTCAGTGCAGTAGGAACACATTGCTACGTGGATTAATTCTAATTAATCCTAGTGAGAACCCGAGTAGCCACATCTGGGGAGGGGCTACCATGGACACACCCCTAGCCCTACAGAAGCAGGGGGCAGCGGCCAGGGCCATGAGTGGAACACAGGGTGGGTCTCTGTCtcatcccagagcctgggccGTGGCCCCCGCAGGGCTGGCAACAGGGTTGTGTGGGGCTGAGGAGGTCAGAGGCATCCGACACGCAAGGCCCAGTGGGACCTTTTGCCCTCGTCCTCGTCCCCCATTAGAGCCCCATGGCTGTTCTCTGTTCAAATTCATCCCTTTGTATGCCTATAATACTAAAATGCCTTCCGGGGGAATGACACTTGGGTATAAGAAAGTCTAGAATGTGGCTCTAGGAGGTTGAGAAGTGCTGGAGAGAGCGCTTCGGGGCAGGGGTCCCACagtgctccccccgcccccagcagccgGGGTCCTGGGAGCCCCTGGCCTGGGGCACGCGCCTGCAGACCTGAGAGTTGGTCCTCAGGGATGGCCCGCAGCATGTCGTCCCACACCAGTGGCGTTGTAGTGGGGTGCCGGGCCAGCACATGGCAGGCCACGGCCTTCATGTGGGACAGACAGAGTCTTGCTTTGGTGTTATGTTCCTGTTGCAGCCACCGCCTTGAGGTCTCACCCTCTCCAAGGTAATACACCTGGAAGGAAACACCTCCAGTCTGCCTCTGGATTGCCTGGCCTCACACAAACACATCTGGGCCAGACCGCGCTCATGCCGTGTCTGACGGGCTCTCAGGCAGCTGcgtgtggggaggggctggtgaaGGGGGCTCTCCTTCTTCACCGAGACCTAACTTCCACTCAAGATTTCCTCTGCACGTTCACAGCAGCCTGGGGCAGAGATAACCTGAGTGTCTGCCAGCCAACGAGTATATAAGGAACATAGGGGCTGGCTCTGCCCCTGCTGGGGGTGAGGACAGCACGGCCATCTCAGGCCACAGCCCATCCCTCGTCCGGCTCCATGGCTCTGCCCACAGAGGTCACAGGTCAGCTGGAAGGGATGCCCTCACTTTATCCTTCATCCTTTGGTACGTGGACTATTTTTGTATGTAAAAGAATCACCCACAAGGTGGGACCAGGAGCAGGGGCTCAGGCGGAAGAAGCATCAAAAGACCCACCTCGTCGCAGCCGACGTGGAGCCACCGGGCGCCCGGGTGCAGCTCCATGACCTGGCTGATCATGGCTCCCACCAGAGCCAGGGACTCTGCCTCGTGGGGGTTCAGGGTGTTAGGGAAAAGTGCCACTTCTCGGAGGTGAGCGAGAGCCTCATGCTTCAGCACAAACTGTGGAGAGATGACAGGAGGTGACAGACGCTGGCCACCCTGCGGAGTCACAGGCAGGGCCTGCTCCAGGTCCCCAACAGGGCACTGGCAGGCCAGGCGGAGCCCCTCTTTCCACCCAGTCTACGTGGGCCAGGGGAAGAACTCAAGAGTCAGGTTGCATAGGCTACTCAGTACGGTGCCGGGCAGACGTCGGCACACCCTTCCCCAAGTGCAGGAAAGAAACAGGTCAAAACAGCCATTTCAGGGCTCTGGACGCGAGCCAAAGCTGAATAGACCTAGACGTGTCTGTCTCAACAGCTGCGAGTGCTGTGGTAAGAACAGTCTGCGGCCGCCCCTAACCTCCCGGGCTGGCTGTGCACAGACCTCCTCGGGTCACCGTCCATGAACGCAGCAAACTCTCCCACACTCTGTGGTCCTCCTGGGGGCGGGCTATCACCAACCAGAAACGTGATGCGTGACTGTAGAAACGAGGGCCGCACACACACGTGGCCAAGGCAGGGGGCTGGCGGAACCCCCAGAGCTCCAGCCCCTGCAGCACAAGGCGGGTCCTGACAGCTCAAGCTATCACCGCTGCCTGACACCAGCCAGAAAGTCAGAGGGGTGGTCCCTAGGAAGCCAGGCCAAAAATACACGTTAAGTTAGAATAAaaaactatggggcacctgggtggctcagtcagttaagtgtctgactttggctcaggtgatgaccttatagtttgtgagttcaagccccacgtcaggctctgtgctgacagctcagagcctggaacctggttcagattctgtgtctccctctctctctgcccctcccccgctcatgttctgtttctctctcaaaaataaacaaacataaacaaacaaacaaacaccgaAAAACAACAGAGGCATCAGTAACCACAGAGCCAGAGAGCCAGGCCCTGCAGATTAAATCCAGACAATTTACAACCACTTACAGGGGGAAAAGTCAGATTCTCTATAACATTATCTGAAACATCCAATTTTCAAGCAAAAATCATGAGATGTGCAAATAAACTAGAAAGTGGAACCCAGACTCAGGGAAAAAGCCAACTGAGAGAAACGAATACTGGTGTGGGCCCAGATGTCAGATTTATCAATTACTTTAAGAAACCATTATGAAAATGTTCCCAGAATTAatctataataatgaaaaatgaaaatccatCCCATGGGCTCCACAGAAGATGTGAAATGTCAGAAGAAACAGGGACTGGGAGGACAGACCAACAGGGATTCCTCAAGCTCAACAACAGAGAGAAACGGTGGGGAGAATGAAGAGACTCAGAGGCCCGTGCGATGGCGTCAGGCGCACTAACGCATGTGTGAAAGGAGCcctggtggaggggagagaagggacacagaaatACTTGAGGACATGGCCCAAAACTTCACaaaagtgatgaaaataatttacagTTCCAAGTAGCCCAGCAAACTCCAAGCAGGATAAATGCAAAGAAACCCAGACCTAGCAGTCCTAACCCATCTGCTACAGTAGGGAAAATGTAAACAGGAAGTATTGGagcatcaagaaaagaaaaacttagggAAATAACAACATAAGGAAAGGCTGGCATAGCCTGTTCACAGATTGGAAAACTCAACAGAGTAGAGGTAATTCCCCCCACCAAGTTCActtacagatttaatacaatttcAGTAAAAATCCCAGCAAGGTTTCTTACAGGCATACAGATAAACTTAGTCTAACACATATATGGAGAAGCAtgaggaggggcctgggtggctcggtcagttgagcatccaactcttggtttgagctcaggccacgatctcatggttggtgggatcaatccccacgttgagctctgctGGCAGCAGCGTGGAGCCttctggggattctctttctgcccctcccccacctgctctttctcaaaataaataaacattttttaagaataaaatacatatggaGAAGCAAAGCAactctgagaaagaagaataaaattggaggAATCTTGTTACCTGATTTTATGTACGACACAATAGGTCTACAATCATCAAATTGAGGTGGTCTCGACAAAGCGACAGATGCGTGGATCAGCAAAAGAGGATGGTTCAGAAAAGGCCCACAAACAACGTCGACGGGTTTTTGACACAGGTACCAAGATAATTCTAAATTCCAAATTCTGAAGAAAGGATAATCCTTCACTTGGTGGTGTCAGCGTGACCAGCCGTCTGTGTCACAGGGTCACGTGCTAGGTGCAAAAAACAGTGAGCCTCACCCTACACCTCACGCCTTACACAAGAATTAACTCAATACGGACCATAACAGCAAGTGAAAAGTGTGCAAATGTTGAATtttagaaggaaacaggaaaaaactTCATGACCTAGTGATTGGCAGGATTCTTAgaaatgacaccaaaagtacGAGCCATCAGGGCAAAACTGAGAAGCTGGACCCATCAAAATTAAGAGACTTTTGCTCTTTGAGACAGACACACTAGGACATGGAGACAAAGTACAGATTGGGGGAACATAACTTGCAAATCACACATCGAACAACAGATTTGTATCCCGAATGTCCAGAGAATGTTAAAAACTCAACAGTTCAGAGAATGTGCAAATACTTGTACAGTTATGTCACAAAGACGATGTCCCGATGGCACATAAACACAGGGAAAGGTCCTCCTCCAGGAGGAACCAGCCCAAGGACAACTTAACTTCGGACTTGTGGCCTCCGGCACAGAGAGAGCACGCTTCCGTCCTCTTAAGTCGCCTGGGGCCCCGGCAGCAAATGCACTGAGAGCCCCTTGAGGAGTGGGGTGGAGGGCCAGCCTGTGCTCTGGAATGACtgggggaaaagggcagagggcaCTGCTGGGGCCCTGGGAGCAGGCCAGGCAGTAGTTCCCACAAGGGTGGACACAGGGGTAGTGGGGGCCGACTCAAGAGCCTGAGTAGCAAAAGCACATGATGGCCTGAAGTGCAGGGGTGTGAGGGGTgctgagcagggcagaggagacTGGGTCTGGGGGTCACGGAGGCAGGCGTGGACACTGCATTGTCTAGAGTGCGtgtgaggtgaggagggagggttTCGAGAGGAGCTGTGGGGACGCCACATCCTGCGGCAGCTACAGGACAGCATGCTGCTGGCAGGAGCAGTGTCACAGCCCGAAGTGGGGGGCCGGGACAGCATGGGGTCTGGGAGGGAGCAGCTGGGGCCACACAAAGCCCGAGGGCAAGTAAGAGGGACTAGAACCCTTTGCTGCATTTAGTGACTTGGAGGACAGTGGGGCTGTGCAGATGCTCTGTGGGCCGTGGCCCCTAGTGGCAGGAAGACAGGAGCACAGAGAGCACATCAGGGAGCCTCAGGCAGGAAGGCCAGAGGCCTGGGCGGGGGAGACACTGGCACTCAGTGCGGGAAGGGAAGGGCTGCCCAAGGTCTAGCACGTGCATctgtttagaaggaaaaaatggaaccTGTAGCCACTAagtgtttaatttgtttttcattcttgatacagatatgaaaaatatttccaaagatcACACAAGAgctttgggaaatattttctgtattgaaTGATGACTATaagtcaaaaagcaaaaaactcagCCCTCAAGGCTCCATGGGAATCAAGCATCCCCACGGGCTCTTTCCCACCATTCCTTGGACAAAGTTGCCTTGATCTAAAGCTCTGTGTTCTCTGGTCATTTGCAGGGCAGGGGCTTCCAAGAGAGCTGCTCCATGCCTGTGTACCCCCTAGCCCCATACCTGGGTACCAGGTAACCTGTGTTCTTGCTACTTACCTCCATGTGTCCAAATGTCTGCACCAATGGAATGACCTCTAGCTCATTCAGTGTAGCCAGATGCAGGATCTCTTTGATTTCAGGGGGGCTAGAGAGACAAAGATAACCAGAGAGGTTCACACCACATCCTGTTCACACTCCACCTCTTATTCACACCACCACCACCTAGTCACACACCAGCTCTTATTCACTCCATGTCCTGTTCACACTCCGCCCATGCTTGCTCCACCTCCTGTTCACactcctgcccctgctcactccATCTCCTGTTCACACTCCCACCCCAGCTCACACCACCGCCTGTTCACACAAGAGCTCCCATTCACACTCCTGCTCTTATTCACACCACCTCCTGTTCACACTCTAGCCCATGCTCACACACTCATGTTCCTGTTTATATTCCCTCTCCCCTGTGAGGCTTCAGGGGGACTTTCCTGGGGAAGCTAGTATGGTCACTGTCCCAAAAAGTACAAAAGATATGCCTAAGGTTTCAGAGAGGGCTCCCACTCTACAATTTTGGAACATAATGTTCCAATATGTTCTCAAATAACAATTTGCTTTTCACCTGCTATTCTTACCCAAACTATAAGAAGCAAGCCATTTTACAAGAAACTAGGAGTTCTATTCTAGAGCAGGGATGGGACGTGGGCTGGCGGACAAATCTGCCTGCCTGTTTTCATGCATCCCATGACCTAAGAGTGGTTTCTGTAGTTTAAAGTGgttgagaaaaatcaaaagaagaataatattgtaagacatgtaaaaattatgtgaaattcatGGTTCAGTGCCCACAAGTAAagatttattggaacacagccatgctcaccCATTTATGTTATCATCCATGGCTGTCTGCTTGTGCCCCACAAATAGCTGTAACACAGACCAGGTGGACTGCACAGCCTAAAATATTGACTGTTGGCCCTTTATAGAAGAGCTGGCGACCCCTttaatagaggaaagaaaaaagagcctGAAGGTTGCAGTGGAGAGACTCAGCCCGGTGGGGGTTAGCGTCCATCCGTGAACACAGCTGAGGGCAAGAATGTTCCAGGTGGTGAGGGCAGCACTCGGGAAGGGCTGGCTGCCCACCGCGTTACCAGTTGTCATTCATCAAGTTATctcaaaaagaaagtgatttctgTATGTGTTTGAACCATTTCTTAATCAGTTCTATGGATCTACTGCTTTTAAGTAGACCTTTTTCAAGCTTCACAGGTACCCCAGCACTTTTTCCacttagaaaaacaaaccaaatgaacaaaaggtGTTCATTTTACAAGGAGAAACAAGTAGTGTAAAAAGACACCTCACTGCAATATTAACACTCTGGACACGCACATGGGGCACGGACATTTTGGGCAGTTCTGACATCCAGCCAAACCTCCCTCCAGAACACTGGGGTGCTTCAGAGCCCACCAGTGGGAGGTTTGCTTTTTCTCGCCCTTGTGAACACAGAGtattagaactttttaaaaagttttaccaaTTGGATAGCCAAAATGGTGTTTCACTTGTTTTAAGTTACTTTATTACGATCATGTGCTTACtggacattttaatttctttttgggaGAACTGTCCGTTaatatcctttgctcattttccttTTGGGTTGTTTTTGATTTACATGGATGCCATAACTctagagcgcctgggtggctcagtccgtttagcgtccaactttggctcaggtcatgacctcatggtttgggagtttgagctccacattgggctattttctggcagcacagagcctgcctcagatcctctgtctccctctctctcaaaaatgaacattaaaaaaaaataataaaatggacacCATAACGCTAAAGCCCAGCAAGGTGTACCCACAACCGCATATCTGCTTTTATGGATTCTGACCCCTCCCCTTTAATCTTTGCCTTCCCAATGAGGGGCACAACTATGGCCTTAAAGAGCAGCAtccccttccctgtcctcacCTCCCCTAATCCTCCACCCTCTCCCTAAATGTTTCCAAATTCTCTTCAgtgaatgtgttttattttcgTAACTAAGACATGAGTTTAAAAGTCAGAAGCGGCTGCCCCACCACTGCCAACCCCTTGcctgccctgcccacacctccGGGCAGCCCCACACAGCCACTTCCTCTGTGGCTGGGGATACCTGTATGCGTGCTTGGCCCTCAGCAGCCTCAGGTGGCCCTCGTAGGGAAACATGTCTTCATACTCAAGGAGCAGCCCATTGGCGCCCAGGGCATGGAACAAAGGAAAGACCTGGGGGAACAGGGATGCTGTGAGGAAGCAACTATCTGAAGGAAGGTGACAGACGTGCCATGTGCGGTCTGACTTCCTGCCTGTAGACATGGGTTATACTTGACACTCACATTTTTCCTGGAAACGTTTAACCAGAATGCATGCTTTGTATTACACCAAATCAAACTCTACCACAGCAAGGCTTCACTGGACACAGAGCAGCTCAACCTGCGGACAGCGAGGGGCTGAGGGCGTGGCAGGAGATGGTTCCCACCTCCTCCTCTACCTTTATTTCAAAGGGTATGAATTCCTATCCTCAAGGATTTTCAGGACTAGTTCACGTCTACCATACACAGAACTGAGATATCCTTCTGGTCCTAGGTCAAGGGTGGGGTGGAAAAGAACAAATTGGGGCACTACTGGAGGGATCCTGCAGTTATCTGAAATAGCAGTCCCTCCTGGGGTGACGGTCACTGCAGGTTTCACAAGATTGTAACACTCCTGTTGATGTGTCTATCAAGCTTTCTTTCTCCACAAGTGTGGGGACATTTGGATGcagctgggaggaaggaggaaaggaaccGGGGCTAAAACTTAACTGTAGAAAGTTCATAATCAGTAGTTGACTCCGGATtacaaagagaggcagacagactgTGGAAAGGAAAGAGCTACGCAACTCA
The genomic region above belongs to Suricata suricatta isolate VVHF042 chromosome 17, meerkat_22Aug2017_6uvM2_HiC, whole genome shotgun sequence and contains:
- the HEXD gene encoding hexosaminidase D isoform X3: MTNSEMSGSSPFKMRLVHLDLKGAPPKVSYLSEVFPLFHALGANGLLLEYEDMFPYEGHLRLLRAKHAYSPPEIKEILHLATLNELEVIPLVQTFGHMEFVLKHEALAHLREVALFPNTLNPHEAESLALVGAMISQVMELHPGARWLHVGCDEVYYLGEGETSRRWLQQEHNTKARLCLSHMKAVACHVLARHPTTTPLVWDDMLRAIPEDQLSASGVPQLVEPVLWDYGADLDIHGKGLLMEKYRKCGFLRLWAASAFKGATGASQALTPIEHHLRNNVQWLQVAASVPADMLQGIVLTGWQRYDHFSVLCELLPVGIPSLAICLQLLLHGGFVEDIKARVENFLGISSLEITDFTSEGAGSFPGSDILALITHVTLHLRSSVDALLERDRYVTGWFSPYHRRRKLIHPVMVQHIQPQALSLLARWSTLVQELEAALHRVFYPDAVEEWLEENARPSLRRLQALVQDLREAAGTGPSPHSGQDP
- the HEXD gene encoding hexosaminidase D isoform X4 translates to MEFVLKHEALAHLREVALFPNTLNPHEAESLALVGAMISQVMELHPGARWLHVGCDEVYYLGEGETSRRWLQQEHNTKARLCLSHMKAVACHVLARHPTTTPLVWDDMLRAIPEDQLSASGVPQLVEPVLWDYGADLDIHGKGLLMEKYRKCGFLRLWAASAFKGATGASQALTPIEHHLRNNVQWLQVAASVPADMLQGIVLTGWQRYDHFSVLCELLPVGIPSLAICLQLLLHGGFVEDIKARVENFLGISSLEITDFTSEGAGSFPGSDILALITHVTLHLRSSVDALLERDSPPEAEPLATVGLPVRVCPQVRDRLVQPLPPQAEAHPPGHGPAHPASGAQPPGQVEHLGAGAGGRPASCLLPGRCGRVAGGEREAQLAAAAGFGAGPQGSSRHWPQPALGSGPLREGAEPEPSAGAAALSRPAPRPPATGSTPSADGHHWKDQWKTPRRRHTGAC
- the HEXD gene encoding hexosaminidase D isoform X6, which translates into the protein MISQVMELHPGARWLHVGCDEVYYLGEGETSRRWLQQEHNTKARLCLSHMKAVACHVLARHPTTTPLVWDDMLRAIPEDQLSASGVPQLVEPVLWDYGADLDIHGKGLLMEKYRKCGFLRLWAASAFKGATGASQALTPIEHHLRNNVQWLQVAASVPADMLQGIVLTGWQRYDHFSVLCELLPVGIPSLAICLQLLLHGGFVEDIKARVENFLGISSLEITDFTSEGAGSFPGSDILALITHVTLHLRSSVDALLERDSPPEAEPLATVGLPVRVCPQVRDRLVQPLPPQAEAHPPGHGPAHPASGAQPPGQVEHLGAGAGGRPASCLLPGRCGRVAGGEREAQLAAAAGFGAGPQGSSRHWPQPALGSGPLREGAEPEPSAGAAALSRPAPRPPATGSTPSADGHHWKDQWKTPRRRHTGAC
- the HEXD gene encoding hexosaminidase D isoform X2, producing MFPYEGHLRLLRAKHAYSPPEIKEILHLATLNELEVIPLVQTFGHMEFVLKHEALAHLREVALFPNTLNPHEAESLALVGAMISQVMELHPGARWLHVGCDEVYYLGEGETSRRWLQQEHNTKARLCLSHMKAVACHVLARHPTTTPLVWDDMLRAIPEDQLSASGVPQLVEPVLWDYGADLDIHGKGLLMEKYRKCGFLRLWAASAFKGATGASQALTPIEHHLRNNVQWLQVAASVPADMLQGIVLTGWQRYDHFSVLCELLPVGIPSLAICLQLLLHGGFVEDIKARVENFLGISSLEITDFTSEGAGSFPGSDILALITHVTLHLRSSVDALLERDSPPEAEPLATVGLPVRVCPQVRDRLVQPLPPQAEAHPPGHGPAHPASGAQPPGQVEHLGAGAGGRPASCLLPGRCGRVAGGEREAQLAAAAGFGAGPQGSSRHWPQPALGSGPLREGAEPEPSAGAAALSRPAPRPPATGSTPSADGHHWKDQWKTPRRRHTGAC
- the HEXD gene encoding hexosaminidase D isoform X1, which gives rise to MTNSEMSGSSPFKMRLVHLDLKGAPPKVSYLSEVFPLFHALGANGLLLEYEDMFPYEGHLRLLRAKHAYSPPEIKEILHLATLNELEVIPLVQTFGHMEFVLKHEALAHLREVALFPNTLNPHEAESLALVGAMISQVMELHPGARWLHVGCDEVYYLGEGETSRRWLQQEHNTKARLCLSHMKAVACHVLARHPTTTPLVWDDMLRAIPEDQLSASGVPQLVEPVLWDYGADLDIHGKGLLMEKYRKCGFLRLWAASAFKGATGASQALTPIEHHLRNNVQWLQVAASVPADMLQGIVLTGWQRYDHFSVLCELLPVGIPSLAICLQLLLHGGFVEDIKARVENFLGISSLEITDFTSEGAGSFPGSDILALITHVTLHLRSSVDALLERDSPPEAEPLATVGLPVRVCPQVRDRLVQPLPPQAEAHPPGHGPAHPASGAQPPGQVEHLGAGAGGRPASCLLPGRCGRVAGGEREAQLAAAAGFGAGPQGSSRHWPQPALGSGPLREGAEPEPSAGAAALSRPAPRPPATGSTPSADGHHWKDQWKTPRRRHTGAC
- the HEXD gene encoding hexosaminidase D isoform X5; translated protein: MTNSEMSGSSPFKMRLVHLDLKGAPPKVSYLSEVFPLFHALGANGLLLEYEDMFPYEGHLRLLRAKHAYSPPEIKEILHLATLNELEVIPLVQTFGHMEFVLKHEALAHLREVALFPNTLNPHEAESLALVGAMISQVMELHPGARWLHVGCDEVYYLGEGETSRRWLQQEHNTKARLCLSHMKAVACHVLARHPTTTPLVWDDMLRAIPEDQLSASGVPQLVEPVLWDYGADLDIHGKGLLMEKYRKCGFLRLWAASAFKGATGASQALTPIEHHLRNNVQWLQVAASVPADMLQGIVLTGWQRYDHFSVLCELLPVGIPSLAICLQLLLHGGFVEDIKARVENFLGISSLEITDFTSEGAGSFPGSDILALITHVTLHLRSSVDALLERDSLLARWSTLVQELEAALHRVFYPDAVEEWLEENARPSLRRLQALVQDLREAAGTGPSPHSGQDP